A window of the Bacillus sp. A301a_S52 genome harbors these coding sequences:
- a CDS encoding UMP kinase: MEETTYNRIVLKLSGEALAGEQGYGIDPTMIQSIAEQVKDIIALDVEVAIIVGGGNIWRGMAGSAKGMDRATADYMGMLATVMNSLALQDSLENIGVQTRVQTSIEMRQVAEPYIRRRAIRHLEKKRVVIFAAGTGNPYFSTDTTAALRAAEIEADVILMAKNKVDGVYSADPSKDANAQKYEQLTYLDLLKDGLAVMDSTASSLCMDNNIPLIVFSISENGNIKRAVTGDHIGTLIRGK; this comes from the coding sequence ATGGAGGAGACAACATACAATCGTATTGTGTTAAAATTAAGTGGAGAAGCTCTGGCTGGTGAGCAAGGTTATGGGATAGATCCCACCATGATTCAATCTATTGCTGAGCAAGTTAAAGATATTATTGCTCTAGATGTGGAAGTAGCCATTATTGTTGGTGGCGGAAATATTTGGCGGGGAATGGCTGGAAGTGCTAAAGGAATGGATAGAGCCACCGCTGATTATATGGGTATGCTTGCGACAGTTATGAACTCTCTAGCACTTCAGGACAGCTTAGAAAATATCGGTGTCCAGACGAGGGTGCAAACCTCCATTGAAATGAGACAGGTAGCAGAACCATACATACGACGTCGCGCTATTAGACATTTAGAAAAGAAACGAGTGGTTATCTTTGCTGCTGGTACTGGAAATCCGTATTTTTCTACGGATACAACAGCCGCATTAAGAGCTGCTGAAATTGAAGCGGATGTTATCCTTATGGCTAAGAATAAAGTCGATGGTGTTTATAGTGCAGACCCATCAAAAGACGCTAATGCTCAAAAGTATGAACAGTTAACATACTTAGATCTATTAAAAGACGGTTTAGCTGTTATGGATTCAACGGCATCCTCATTATGCATGGACAATAATATACCACTTATTGTCTTCTCAATCTCTGAAAACGGTAATATTAAACGTGCAGTAACTGGAGACCACATTGGAACACTTATAAGGGGGAAGTAA
- a CDS encoding elongation factor Ts: MAISAKMVKELRESTGAGMMDCKKALTETNGDMEKAIDYLREKGVAKAAKKADRVAAEGLAHIVTEGNKAVLVEINSETDFVSKNENFVNMVEQVARHILSNKPATVEEALEQAFDGDGDTLQGFITNQIAKIGEKLSLRRFAIVESGENEVFGSYIHMGGRIGVLTVLSGNVDEQVAKDVAMHVAAINPKYVSRDEVSEEEANHEREVLKQQALNEGKPENIVEKMVEGRLGKFFEDICLNEQPFVKDGDQKVGKYVSSKGGEVKTFYRYEVGEGMEKREENFAEEVMSQVRK; this comes from the coding sequence ATGGCTATTTCAGCTAAAATGGTAAAAGAATTACGTGAAAGCACAGGTGCGGGGATGATGGACTGTAAGAAAGCCCTCACTGAAACTAATGGAGATATGGAAAAAGCAATAGATTATCTTCGCGAAAAAGGCGTTGCTAAAGCTGCTAAAAAAGCAGATCGTGTGGCAGCTGAAGGACTTGCCCATATCGTAACAGAAGGAAATAAAGCTGTTCTTGTTGAGATTAACTCTGAAACGGATTTTGTTTCTAAAAATGAAAACTTTGTTAATATGGTTGAACAAGTAGCTCGCCATATACTTAGCAATAAGCCTGCAACTGTGGAAGAAGCTCTTGAACAAGCGTTTGATGGAGATGGGGATACATTACAAGGCTTTATTACCAACCAAATTGCTAAAATTGGAGAAAAATTATCACTTCGTCGATTTGCTATTGTTGAAAGTGGCGAAAATGAAGTGTTTGGTAGCTATATTCATATGGGAGGACGCATTGGAGTATTAACTGTTCTTTCAGGAAATGTAGACGAGCAAGTTGCGAAAGATGTGGCTATGCACGTTGCAGCTATTAACCCTAAGTATGTAAGTCGTGATGAAGTATCAGAAGAAGAAGCAAACCATGAGCGTGAAGTGCTTAAACAACAAGCATTAAACGAAGGTAAGCCTGAGAACATTGTTGAAAAAATGGTCGAAGGTCGTCTTGGGAAGTTCTTTGAAGATATTTGCTTAAACGAACAGCCATTTGTTAAAGATGGCGACCAAAAAGTTGGTAAATACGTTTCTTCTAAAGGTGGAGAAGTTAAAACTTTCTACCGCTATGAAGTTGGTGAAGGTATGGAGAAGCGTGAAGAAAACTTTGCTGAGGAAGTTATGTCTCAAGTTAGAAAATAA
- the rpsB gene encoding 30S ribosomal protein S2, with translation MAVISMKQLLEAGVHFGHQTRRWNPKMDRYIFTERNGIYIIDLQKTVKKVDEAFNFVRDLAAQGGTMLFVGTKKQAQDSVKEEAERCGMYFINQRWLGGTLTNFDTIRKRIARLVQLETMQEDGTFDVLPKKEVVLLKKEMDRLEKFLGGIKEMDRLPDALFIIDPRKERIAVAEAHKLNIPIVGIVDTNCDPDEIDYVIPGNDDAIRAVRLLTAKMADAIIEANQGEEETTA, from the coding sequence GTGGCAGTGATTTCCATGAAACAATTACTAGAAGCTGGAGTTCATTTCGGACATCAAACACGTCGTTGGAACCCAAAAATGGATCGCTACATCTTCACAGAAAGAAACGGTATTTATATTATTGACCTACAAAAGACGGTCAAGAAAGTTGACGAAGCATTTAACTTCGTGCGTGATTTAGCTGCACAAGGTGGAACAATGCTTTTTGTAGGGACAAAAAAGCAAGCTCAAGATTCTGTTAAAGAAGAAGCTGAGCGTTGTGGTATGTACTTTATTAACCAACGTTGGTTAGGTGGTACACTCACAAACTTTGACACAATTCGTAAACGTATTGCACGACTTGTTCAACTTGAAACGATGCAAGAAGATGGCACATTTGATGTCCTTCCTAAAAAGGAAGTAGTTCTTCTTAAAAAGGAAATGGATCGTCTTGAAAAATTCCTTGGAGGAATTAAAGAGATGGATCGTTTGCCTGATGCGTTATTTATCATCGATCCTCGCAAAGAGCGTATCGCTGTAGCTGAAGCGCATAAATTAAATATTCCAATCGTCGGTATTGTGGACACTAACTGTGACCCTGACGAAATTGATTATGTTATCCCAGGTAACGATGATGCAATTCGTGCGGTTCGTCTTTTAACAGCGAAAATGGCAGATGCTATCATTGAAGCAAACCAGGGTGAAGAAGAAACAACTGCTTAA
- a CDS encoding DUF342 domain-containing protein encodes MEELHEILTIEVSRDKMSAKLKQLQPLPEEMTVDDLKKFVKENGVTYGLFEETIEKIVTGNVNLPAIIAKGLDPIDGENAYIWSILEDLQDEGSAQQNEEEDINLKKVIEIPSVENGELVGKKIEATEEKNGVNVYGEDVKAKPGRDIKLRPGKNTRVDGLEIFSTIDGQISVEPKVIHVFPIYEVNGDVDMKVGNIDFIGNVNIRGNVPSGFEIKAQGDIRVHGSVEAAVLKAGGSIFIQQGVVAQGGGIISAEGDVETSFLNQANIEAGGDVKVTKSILHSTVKAQGFVYCNQNRGNIVGGSISSGKGIEVNEVGNHMNTPTTLFLGVSEEAVASESKYKTQMLKAQENTQKLGVLLKNIVDKEKISPLTAKEKVMKLKIKNSLMDANKELNSAKDKLDEIKELFENQDQAEIRIIKAIHANTDLHFGKYRRKIVTTHEHVLFKLDRSEISFEPL; translated from the coding sequence ATGGAGGAGTTACACGAGATTTTAACTATAGAAGTAAGTAGAGATAAAATGTCGGCCAAGTTAAAACAATTACAGCCATTGCCTGAAGAAATGACAGTCGATGATCTAAAAAAATTTGTTAAAGAAAATGGCGTTACATATGGTCTTTTTGAAGAAACTATTGAAAAAATTGTGACCGGAAACGTAAATTTACCAGCAATTATTGCTAAAGGGCTCGATCCTATTGACGGGGAGAATGCATATATTTGGTCAATTTTAGAGGATTTGCAAGACGAAGGTAGCGCTCAACAAAACGAGGAAGAAGATATCAACTTAAAAAAAGTTATCGAAATACCTTCTGTTGAAAATGGCGAATTAGTCGGGAAAAAAATAGAAGCGACTGAAGAAAAAAATGGTGTTAATGTGTATGGTGAGGATGTGAAGGCTAAGCCTGGACGTGATATAAAGCTGCGCCCAGGGAAAAACACCCGGGTTGATGGACTTGAAATATTCTCAACAATCGACGGACAGATCTCAGTTGAGCCGAAAGTGATTCATGTTTTCCCGATTTACGAAGTTAATGGGGATGTAGACATGAAAGTCGGAAACATTGATTTTATCGGTAATGTTAATATTAGAGGAAATGTTCCTTCAGGCTTTGAAATTAAGGCTCAAGGAGATATAAGGGTACATGGCTCGGTGGAGGCGGCAGTATTAAAGGCAGGAGGCTCGATTTTTATTCAACAAGGCGTCGTAGCCCAAGGTGGCGGGATAATATCAGCAGAAGGTGATGTGGAAACATCATTTTTAAATCAGGCAAACATCGAAGCTGGGGGAGATGTGAAAGTCACTAAATCTATTTTACACAGCACTGTTAAGGCTCAAGGTTTTGTTTATTGCAATCAGAACAGAGGTAACATTGTGGGCGGATCTATCTCCTCTGGGAAAGGCATTGAGGTTAATGAGGTGGGTAATCATATGAATACACCGACCACCCTTTTTCTAGGTGTAAGTGAGGAAGCAGTGGCATCTGAAAGCAAATATAAAACGCAAATGCTTAAAGCACAAGAAAATACCCAAAAGCTTGGTGTTCTGCTGAAAAATATCGTGGATAAGGAAAAAATATCACCCTTAACTGCAAAAGAAAAGGTGATGAAATTAAAAATTAAAAACTCTTTAATGGATGCGAACAAAGAATTAAATAGTGCAAAAGATAAGTTAGATGAGATTAAAGAATTATTCGAAAATCAAGATCAAGCTGAAATTCGAATCATTAAAGCTATTCACGCAAATACAGATTTACATTTTGGTAAATATAGAAGAAAAATTGTCACAACACATGAACACGTTCTCTTTAAACTGGATCGAAGTGAAATTTCGTTTGAACCATTATAA
- a CDS encoding FliA/WhiG family RNA polymerase sigma factor, which yields MPRAKEAPTLENEWKRWQEDRDPASGDRLVEAYLHLVEFHVQRISANLPRSVQVEDLRSHGLIGLYDALEKFDPGRELKFDTYASFRIRGAIIDGLRQEDWLPRSVRDRSKKIDQAIETLEQRHGRNITPAEVAEELGLKEDEVVHTMNESFFSNLLSIDEPTQDSEKNDTYSSTIVDQQTLTPEETLGKKAVYEELAEILKTLNRNEQLVISLFYFEEFTLTEIGEALNLSTSRISQIHSKTIFKLQQKLKNKVSDFFS from the coding sequence ATGCCCCGAGCAAAAGAAGCACCGACGTTGGAGAATGAATGGAAGCGTTGGCAGGAAGATCGAGACCCCGCCTCAGGTGACCGCTTAGTCGAAGCCTACTTGCACCTTGTGGAATTTCATGTTCAAAGAATAAGTGCAAACTTACCTCGCAGTGTCCAGGTTGAAGATCTTAGAAGTCACGGTTTAATCGGTCTCTACGATGCCTTAGAGAAATTCGATCCAGGACGTGAACTAAAATTTGATACGTATGCCTCATTTCGCATTCGAGGAGCTATTATAGATGGATTAAGACAAGAAGACTGGCTTCCGAGGTCAGTCCGTGACAGGTCTAAGAAGATTGATCAAGCGATAGAAACTTTAGAGCAAAGACATGGAAGAAATATTACACCAGCAGAGGTGGCAGAAGAGTTAGGGTTAAAAGAGGATGAAGTTGTTCATACGATGAATGAATCTTTTTTCTCTAACTTGTTATCCATTGATGAACCTACGCAAGATTCAGAGAAAAATGACACATACTCTTCAACCATTGTGGACCAGCAAACACTTACCCCTGAAGAAACGCTTGGGAAAAAAGCTGTCTATGAGGAGCTGGCGGAAATTTTAAAAACTTTAAATCGTAATGAACAGCTTGTGATTTCACTATTTTATTTTGAAGAATTTACGCTAACAGAAATTGGTGAAGCGTTGAATTTATCCACATCTAGAATTTCTCAAATTCACTCTAAAACCATTTTCAAGCTTCAACAAAAACTAAAGAATAAAGTTAGCGATTTCTTTTCATAA
- a CDS encoding chemotaxis protein CheD: MGEVVKVGMADLNIAKPPQTIRTSGLGSCVGIILYDEKVNVSGMAHIMLPDSSYARAGVLNRAKYADTAIDDLLDILSKEGVAKYRIKAKIAGGSQMFKFSSNNEAMRIGPRNVEAVKHILEKLKIPIIYEDVGGSSGRTIEFDPMTSLLEIRTVNKGVVQV; encoded by the coding sequence ATGGGTGAGGTAGTGAAAGTGGGGATGGCTGACTTAAATATTGCTAAACCCCCCCAAACCATTCGGACGTCTGGCTTAGGTTCGTGTGTAGGCATCATTCTCTATGATGAAAAGGTGAATGTTTCAGGCATGGCTCATATTATGTTGCCGGATTCCTCATATGCACGTGCAGGAGTATTAAATCGTGCAAAATATGCGGATACAGCCATAGATGACTTGTTGGACATTTTGTCAAAAGAAGGGGTTGCGAAATATCGGATAAAAGCGAAAATCGCAGGAGGATCCCAAATGTTTAAATTTTCATCCAATAATGAGGCTATGAGAATTGGACCACGTAATGTGGAGGCTGTTAAACATATCCTTGAAAAGTTAAAAATTCCGATTATTTATGAAGATGTAGGAGGAAGTAGTGGTCGAACGATTGAATTCGATCCAATGACCAGCCTCCTGGAGATTAGAACCGTTAATAAAGGTGTGGTTCAAGTATGA
- a CDS encoding chemotaxis protein CheC has product MMDLSKIGPQYLDILREVGNIGAGNAATALSQMLNKTIDMNVPAVRVVPFKEIGDTVGGEEAVVAAVFLLIEGDAPGNMFFMLPVNEASRFIQQLTGDPSIDFSDEPLNEMASSALNEVGNILAGSYLSSLSDFTKLNLQPTPPAIAVDMTTAILSFGLVELSRAGDYAIVIDTEINEKNNDDTIRSKGHFFLLPDPDSLNKILQALGVPLDG; this is encoded by the coding sequence ATGATGGATCTGAGCAAAATTGGTCCGCAATATTTAGATATTTTAAGAGAAGTTGGCAATATCGGCGCAGGTAACGCTGCTACAGCTCTCTCTCAAATGCTCAATAAAACAATTGATATGAATGTTCCGGCAGTCAGAGTCGTGCCTTTTAAAGAAATCGGGGATACTGTCGGTGGAGAAGAGGCAGTGGTAGCTGCGGTCTTTCTCCTTATTGAGGGAGATGCACCGGGAAATATGTTTTTTATGCTACCAGTGAATGAAGCCAGCCGTTTTATTCAACAGTTAACAGGGGACCCTTCCATTGATTTTTCGGACGAGCCTCTGAATGAGATGGCATCCTCTGCATTAAATGAAGTAGGAAATATTCTTGCTGGCTCATATTTATCATCGTTATCTGATTTTACTAAATTAAATTTACAACCTACACCACCTGCCATTGCAGTAGATATGACGACGGCCATTTTATCTTTCGGTCTTGTGGAACTTTCACGTGCGGGTGATTATGCCATTGTCATAGATACTGAGATTAATGAGAAAAACAACGATGATACGATTAGGTCAAAAGGACACTTTTTCCTTTTGCCTGATCCAGATTCATTAAACAAAATTCTTCAAGCGTTAGGAGTTCCGTTAGATGGGTGA
- a CDS encoding chemotaxis protein CheW, translating into MSEAVMDDMKVIVFQLKDEEYGVEVEQVRSIERVQYITRVPSTPDFVEGVINLRGVVTPIIDLRKRFNIEGIDHSETTRVIIVTVGNMEVGLVVDAANDVIDIPKSAVEPPPEVVGGLEAEYIRGVAKLEKRLLILLNLDKVLNAEEMNELQDIEGPVK; encoded by the coding sequence ATGAGCGAAGCAGTCATGGATGATATGAAAGTCATTGTATTTCAGTTGAAAGATGAAGAGTATGGGGTAGAAGTTGAACAAGTTCGATCCATTGAAAGAGTTCAATATATTACGAGAGTTCCCAGTACACCTGATTTTGTTGAAGGGGTTATCAATCTCCGTGGGGTTGTTACACCGATTATAGACTTACGGAAGCGATTTAATATTGAAGGCATTGACCATTCAGAAACAACACGAGTGATCATCGTGACAGTGGGGAATATGGAGGTTGGTCTAGTCGTTGATGCAGCCAATGACGTAATTGACATTCCGAAAAGTGCTGTTGAACCACCTCCAGAAGTTGTTGGTGGTCTAGAAGCTGAGTATATTCGTGGTGTCGCAAAACTAGAAAAAAGGTTATTGATTTTACTTAACCTTGACAAAGTTTTGAATGCTGAAGAAATGAATGAATTACAAGATATCGAAGGTCCAGTTAAATGA
- a CDS encoding chemotaxis protein CheA yields the protein MEKNQYLDMFIDESTEHLQAMNDNLLKLENAPDDHSIIDEIFRSAHTLKGMAATMGYEDLASLTHQMENVLDGIRNGKIVADSHLLDVVFESVDDLEAMVNDIADGGEGKRDVTAVVAKLEKIENGVSVAEVAATVEKTVTPVKESSTGVKFDDFEITVLKQSKEQGFNAYYVNVLLREDVILKAARVFMAFEVLEQIGEVIKSIPSVDQLEEENFDLDFSVTLVTKESAEDVHSRIMKVSEIDRVDIVTIDADTINDQEQPAKGAVEAAEEILEQADTQDDKSSASQQKESKGAQGTNKTIRVNIDRLDSLMNLFEELVIDRGRLEQISSDLKSSELTETVEHMSRISGDLQNIILNMRMVPVEQVFNRFPRMVRGIAKDLNKKVHLEIIGAETELDRTVIDEIGDPLVHLLRNSMDHGLEMPAKRLESGKSEEGQVTLKAYHSGNHVFIEVADDGAGINREKVLEKAIKSGVVSEENGATLTDNQVYELLFSSGLSTADKVSDLSGRGVGLDVVKNKIESLGGNVTVTSKPNEGTTFSIQLPLTLSIISVMLVEIQDEIYAVPLSSIIETAIIKKDEIMAAHNQKVIDFRGSVVPLLDLTEFFDVPVTKEDDDFYSIVIVRKGEKMAALVVNSFIGQQEIVLKSLGDYLTNVFAISGATILGNGQVALIIDCNSLIK from the coding sequence ATGGAAAAAAATCAGTACTTAGATATGTTTATTGATGAGAGTACAGAACATCTTCAAGCGATGAATGACAACTTACTTAAGTTGGAGAATGCACCTGATGACCATTCAATCATAGATGAAATATTCCGTTCTGCGCACACACTTAAAGGGATGGCGGCTACGATGGGATATGAAGATCTAGCAAGCCTCACTCATCAAATGGAAAATGTTCTAGATGGTATTAGAAATGGAAAGATTGTTGCTGATAGTCACTTGCTTGATGTCGTTTTTGAATCGGTTGATGACTTAGAAGCTATGGTTAATGATATTGCTGATGGTGGTGAAGGTAAACGAGATGTGACCGCTGTTGTTGCTAAACTTGAGAAAATTGAAAACGGCGTGTCTGTTGCTGAAGTAGCAGCTACCGTTGAAAAGACAGTAACCCCTGTCAAAGAGTCAAGTACAGGTGTGAAGTTTGATGATTTTGAAATTACAGTATTAAAGCAATCGAAGGAACAAGGGTTTAATGCTTATTATGTCAACGTCCTTTTAAGAGAAGACGTCATTTTAAAAGCAGCTCGTGTCTTCATGGCTTTTGAAGTTCTTGAACAAATTGGAGAAGTGATTAAGTCGATCCCTTCTGTTGATCAGCTAGAGGAAGAAAATTTTGATTTAGACTTTTCGGTTACGCTTGTGACAAAGGAATCTGCTGAAGATGTTCACAGTCGTATTATGAAGGTATCAGAAATTGATCGAGTAGATATTGTAACGATTGATGCAGATACGATTAATGATCAAGAACAGCCAGCAAAAGGGGCAGTAGAAGCAGCAGAGGAAATACTAGAGCAAGCGGATACACAAGACGATAAATCTTCCGCATCTCAGCAGAAAGAAAGTAAAGGTGCCCAAGGAACTAACAAAACAATACGTGTTAATATCGATCGTCTTGACAGTCTTATGAACCTTTTCGAGGAGTTGGTCATTGACCGAGGGCGACTGGAACAAATTTCTAGTGATCTCAAAAGCAGTGAACTAACAGAAACAGTTGAACATATGTCACGAATTTCTGGAGACCTGCAAAATATTATTCTTAATATGCGAATGGTCCCGGTAGAACAAGTGTTTAATCGCTTCCCGCGTATGGTAAGAGGTATTGCCAAGGACTTGAATAAAAAAGTTCACTTAGAAATAATAGGTGCTGAAACTGAGCTTGATAGAACAGTGATTGATGAAATTGGCGATCCGCTCGTTCACTTATTAAGAAACTCAATGGATCATGGACTTGAAATGCCGGCTAAACGGCTTGAATCTGGCAAGTCTGAAGAAGGACAAGTAACATTAAAAGCCTATCATAGTGGGAATCATGTTTTCATTGAAGTCGCTGATGATGGTGCCGGAATCAACCGAGAAAAAGTTCTCGAAAAAGCCATTAAAAGCGGTGTAGTTTCAGAAGAAAATGGCGCAACATTAACTGATAATCAAGTTTATGAATTATTATTTTCAAGCGGATTAAGCACAGCTGATAAAGTATCCGATTTATCAGGCCGTGGTGTAGGGCTTGATGTGGTCAAAAATAAAATTGAATCACTCGGTGGTAACGTCACAGTTACATCTAAGCCGAATGAAGGAACTACATTCTCAATTCAATTACCACTGACATTGTCGATTATTTCAGTTATGTTAGTTGAAATTCAAGATGAAATTTATGCAGTTCCACTTTCGTCGATTATTGAAACGGCCATTATTAAGAAAGATGAAATCATGGCCGCTCATAATCAAAAAGTGATTGATTTCCGTGGAAGTGTTGTCCCACTACTTGATTTAACTGAGTTTTTTGATGTACCAGTTACAAAAGAGGACGATGATTTTTATTCGATTGTCATCGTGCGAAAAGGTGAAAAGATGGCTGCGCTGGTCGTCAATTCATTTATTGGTCAACAGGAAATCGTCTTGAAATCGTTAGGTGACTATTTAACAAATGTGTTTGCGATTTCTGGAGCTACCATACTCGGAAACGGCCAAGTCGCCTTAATCATAGATTGTAATTCATTAATTAAATAG
- a CDS encoding chemotaxis response regulator protein-glutamate methylesterase, with protein MIKVLVVDDSAFMRKMISDILERHENIRVIDKARNGQDALDKLDKLDPDVITMDVEMPVMSGIDALKEIMKRNPKPVIMVSSITKEGADTTIQAMEIGAFDFISKPSGSISLDFHKVGNDLIEKVLHASSLPAKKIKELSVVHEKKRPVSLTPVEDGLLYKQKPGIKSGVDTLVVIGTSTGGPKALQEVLARLPKSFPHPILIVQHMPKGFTKSLSERLNSLSEISVKEAEDGEIIKKGIAYIAPGGYHLKVRGVGTSVAIRLDQSELVNGHRPSVDTMFTSQTDIKLKSIIAVVMTGMGSDGKKGLVHLKENMKTIAIAESERTCVVYGMPRAAISTNLVDEVKDVEEIASTIVKYS; from the coding sequence ATGATTAAAGTGCTTGTTGTAGATGATTCAGCATTTATGAGAAAAATGATTTCGGATATCCTTGAAAGGCATGAGAACATTCGGGTTATTGATAAAGCACGTAACGGGCAGGATGCGTTGGATAAATTAGATAAATTAGACCCTGATGTAATTACAATGGATGTAGAAATGCCTGTCATGTCAGGCATTGATGCTTTAAAAGAAATTATGAAAAGAAATCCGAAACCAGTTATTATGGTTTCAAGTATCACGAAGGAAGGTGCAGATACAACGATTCAAGCTATGGAGATCGGTGCATTTGATTTCATTTCAAAGCCTTCAGGCTCCATTTCACTGGATTTTCATAAAGTAGGTAACGATTTAATCGAAAAAGTTCTACATGCTTCCTCTCTCCCTGCTAAAAAAATTAAAGAATTGTCAGTTGTCCATGAGAAAAAACGACCTGTCTCACTCACCCCGGTAGAAGATGGGCTTCTCTATAAACAAAAACCAGGCATAAAGTCTGGTGTCGACACCTTGGTAGTTATTGGAACATCAACAGGAGGGCCTAAAGCCCTACAAGAAGTGCTAGCAAGACTGCCCAAATCCTTTCCTCATCCTATTTTGATCGTTCAGCATATGCCGAAAGGGTTCACAAAATCATTAAGTGAGAGGCTAAATTCTCTGTCTGAGATATCTGTAAAAGAAGCAGAAGATGGTGAGATTATAAAAAAAGGTATTGCCTATATTGCTCCGGGAGGATACCATTTAAAAGTAAGAGGCGTTGGGACTTCTGTCGCAATTCGTTTGGATCAGTCAGAATTAGTAAATGGTCATCGTCCATCTGTCGATACTATGTTTACATCACAAACCGATATAAAACTTAAAAGCATTATTGCAGTTGTTATGACAGGAATGGGATCTGATGGTAAAAAAGGTCTAGTTCATTTGAAGGAAAACATGAAAACAATTGCAATAGCTGAATCTGAAAGAACATGCGTCGTTTATGGGATGCCGCGGGCTGCAATAAGTACAAATTTAGTGGATGAAGTGAAAGATGTGGAAGAGATTGCATCAACGATAGTGAAGTACAGCTAA
- a CDS encoding MinD/ParA family protein produces MNDQADALRQKMNRSKTLSQPPEKKHTKVIAVVSGKGGVGKSNFVVNFSLGLQKAGKKVLIIDLDIGMANIDILLGQTSRYSFVDMIERDMSIWSVIETAEEGLSYIAGGSALNDVFEMDREKADFFYRQLQSLEAEFDYIFLDMGAGITNNSSHFLLSCHDIFLVTTPEPTSITDAYGMVKYITLQDPTLPVSMIVNRAHSLKEGSHTSSNMLTVTKRFLNKDIYYLASIPDDDAVRKAVRAQKPFVLYSPRSKPATAVTAAVHKYLKAGRHDIKSEGSISSFISKLKGFMKN; encoded by the coding sequence GTGAATGATCAGGCTGATGCTTTACGTCAGAAAATGAACAGATCTAAAACCTTGTCTCAACCTCCTGAGAAAAAGCATACAAAAGTCATTGCAGTTGTCAGTGGAAAGGGCGGTGTAGGGAAGTCAAATTTTGTAGTGAACTTCTCGCTAGGTTTGCAAAAAGCAGGGAAAAAGGTGCTGATTATTGATTTGGATATTGGGATGGCCAATATTGATATCTTGTTAGGTCAAACATCTCGCTACTCTTTTGTCGATATGATTGAACGCGATATGTCGATCTGGTCTGTTATTGAAACAGCTGAAGAAGGTCTTTCTTACATCGCCGGTGGAAGCGCCTTAAATGACGTTTTTGAAATGGATAGGGAAAAAGCGGACTTTTTTTACAGACAACTTCAATCACTTGAAGCAGAATTTGATTATATTTTTCTTGATATGGGAGCAGGTATTACGAATAACAGTAGCCACTTTCTACTTTCATGTCATGACATTTTTCTCGTTACAACACCTGAACCAACTTCTATAACAGATGCCTACGGTATGGTCAAATATATAACGTTACAAGATCCTACTCTACCTGTGTCAATGATTGTTAACCGGGCTCATTCTTTGAAAGAAGGAAGTCATACGTCTTCAAATATGTTAACTGTAACGAAACGTTTTTTAAACAAAGATATTTATTATTTAGCATCCATTCCTGATGATGACGCTGTGAGAAAGGCGGTTAGGGCGCAGAAGCCATTTGTTTTGTACTCACCTAGATCTAAACCGGCAACTGCTGTGACAGCAGCTGTTCACAAGTATTTGAAAGCAGGGCGTCACGACATTAAGAGCGAAGGATCGATTTCATCTTTTATTTCCAAGCTAAAAGGGTTTATGAAAAATTAG